A section of the Spirosoma pollinicola genome encodes:
- a CDS encoding low affinity iron permease family protein, whose amino-acid sequence MERKGSVASPANKGYFERFASTVTQATGSSAAFIIAFFTVIIWAVTGPLFHYSENWQLVINTGTTIVTFLMVFLIQKAQNKDSMSVQLKLNELIAATKGASNRLVSVENLTEDELKVLQDHYKMMAELTRQASDLRQSHSVEEAIKDTAEKLEDEMGTGHTL is encoded by the coding sequence ATGGAAAGGAAAGGATCTGTTGCGTCGCCAGCTAACAAGGGCTATTTTGAGCGCTTTGCCTCGACCGTAACGCAGGCAACCGGTAGCTCGGCCGCTTTTATCATCGCTTTTTTCACCGTAATCATCTGGGCAGTAACGGGCCCGCTGTTTCATTATTCCGAAAATTGGCAACTGGTTATCAATACCGGCACCACCATTGTGACGTTTCTGATGGTATTCCTGATTCAAAAAGCGCAAAATAAAGATTCGATGTCGGTGCAACTTAAATTGAACGAATTGATAGCAGCCACAAAGGGAGCCAGTAACCGGCTGGTATCGGTAGAGAACCTGACCGAAGATGAATTGAAGGTCTTGCAGGACCATTATAAGATGATGGCCGAGTTAACCCGGCAGGCATCCGATCTGCGGCAATCGCACTCTGTAGAAGAAGCCATAAAAGACACCGCCGAAAAGTTAGAGGACGAAATGGGCACTGGTCATACACTGTAA